Proteins found in one Chthoniobacterales bacterium genomic segment:
- a CDS encoding transposase — MKRSRFSEEQIIGILREVQGGGNTRAVCAAHNISEGTYYAWKRKYGGMDVSEARRLRALEDEPSEAR; from the coding sequence ATGAAACGGAGTCGATTCAGCGAGGAGCAAATTATCGGGATCTTGCGAGAGGTCCAAGGAGGGGGCAACACGCGCGCGGTCTGCGCGGCCCACAACATCAGCGAAGGCACCTACTATGCTTGGAAGCGCAAGTATGGCGGTATGGATGTGAGTGAGGCGCGGCGTTTGCGGGCGTTGGAGGATGAACCGAGCGAAGCGAGATAG
- a CDS encoding IS3 family transposase has translation MVSPSAKRRAAQRSVENGAGSKSAACRALGLARSGLYRQAKASVESRRIRKEVLELSAKHPRYGYRRITALLRREGFEVNPKRVARIRREEGIKVSKKQRRMRRVGTSTAQRTRAERPRQVWSWDFVEDQTENGSRFRILTILDEYTRQCVAMHAAWSIRAVDVITVLEAAIARYGAPEHLRSDNGPEFIACAIQDWLGEASIKTIYITPGSPWEPSEAR, from the coding sequence ATGGTAAGCCCGTCTGCAAAAAGGCGGGCTGCCCAAAGGAGTGTGGAGAACGGCGCAGGGAGCAAATCGGCGGCTTGCCGTGCGTTGGGTCTGGCCAGATCCGGGCTGTATCGCCAAGCAAAGGCGAGCGTGGAGAGCCGGCGCATCCGCAAGGAGGTGCTGGAACTCAGCGCCAAACATCCTCGCTACGGTTATCGGCGCATCACGGCGCTGTTGCGTCGTGAGGGCTTCGAGGTCAACCCGAAGCGGGTGGCGCGCATCCGGCGAGAGGAAGGCATCAAGGTGAGCAAGAAGCAGCGACGCATGAGGCGCGTGGGAACATCGACCGCGCAGCGGACCCGGGCCGAGAGGCCTCGGCAGGTCTGGAGTTGGGACTTTGTCGAAGACCAGACCGAGAACGGCAGCCGGTTCCGGATTTTGACGATCCTCGACGAGTATACGCGCCAATGTGTGGCGATGCATGCAGCGTGGTCGATCCGGGCTGTGGACGTCATCACCGTCTTGGAAGCAGCTATTGCCCGCTACGGAGCGCCAGAGCATCTGCGCAGCGACAACGGGCCGGAGTTCATTGCCTGCGCAATCCAAGACTGGCTTGGGGAAGCTTCCATCAAGACGATCTACATCACCCCGGGGAGCCCGTGGGAACCGAGCGAAGCGAGATAG
- a CDS encoding transposase yields the protein MESFHDKLRDECLNRELFGSLLEARVILETWRIEYNESRPHSSLRYLTPVEFVRRSNSGLRSPSGLPTSRVAINTKTKHNQQRQNFRSELSHLRGQAN from the coding sequence ATCGAAAGCTTCCACGACAAGCTGCGCGACGAGTGCCTGAACCGAGAACTCTTCGGCAGCCTGCTTGAGGCACGCGTCATCCTCGAAACTTGGAGGATCGAATACAACGAGTCACGTCCGCACAGCTCCCTGCGCTATTTGACGCCAGTGGAGTTCGTGCGGCGTAGCAACTCTGGACTCCGGTCGCCCTCCGGGCTCCCTACGTCCAGAGTTGCTATCAACACCAAAACCAAGCACAACCAACAACGGCAGAACTTCAGATCTGAGCTGTCCCACTTACGGGGTCAGGCCAATTGA
- the mgrA gene encoding L-glyceraldehyde 3-phosphate reductase produces the protein MAMSSPVGYETMEYRRCGRSGLKLPALSLGLWHNFGANDDYSNAREMVLRSFDAGVTHFDLANNYGPPPGSAEQTFGRILREDLAAHRDELIISTKAGYYMWPGPYGEWGSRKYLLASLDQSLQRMGLDYVDIFYSHRPDPETPLEETMGALVTAVKSGKALYVGISSYYADITRRAADILRAEGVPLLIHQPVFNLFDRWVEDGLSEVLRSDGIGCIPFSPLAQGLLAGRYNNGIAPDSRAGKPDGFLRPEHVTEEKLRRVSALTDIAAKRGQSLAQMSIAWLLAKSFVTSVLIGASRWSQIEDNLGAMKNTSFSPDELTTIDKACKL, from the coding sequence ATAGCCATGTCCTCCCCCGTCGGTTATGAAACCATGGAGTATCGCCGATGCGGACGCAGCGGATTGAAACTGCCCGCGCTTTCGCTGGGGCTTTGGCACAACTTTGGGGCGAATGATGATTATTCCAACGCCCGTGAGATGGTGCTGCGATCCTTCGATGCCGGCGTCACGCACTTCGATCTGGCAAACAATTACGGTCCGCCACCCGGCAGCGCGGAGCAAACGTTCGGACGCATCCTTCGCGAAGATCTCGCCGCCCATCGGGATGAACTCATCATATCGACCAAAGCCGGCTATTACATGTGGCCCGGACCTTACGGCGAGTGGGGCTCGCGGAAATATCTGCTAGCCAGCCTCGATCAAAGTCTCCAACGCATGGGACTCGATTACGTGGACATCTTTTACAGCCACCGCCCCGATCCCGAAACACCGTTGGAAGAAACCATGGGCGCACTCGTGACCGCCGTGAAATCAGGTAAGGCTCTTTACGTCGGTATCTCGAGCTATTATGCGGACATCACACGCCGCGCCGCCGATATCCTGCGTGCCGAGGGTGTGCCGCTCCTCATCCACCAACCTGTCTTCAATCTCTTCGACCGCTGGGTGGAAGACGGACTGTCAGAAGTTTTGCGGAGCGACGGGATTGGCTGCATCCCGTTCAGTCCCCTCGCCCAAGGTTTGCTGGCTGGACGTTACAACAACGGCATCGCGCCGGATTCGCGTGCGGGCAAACCCGACGGCTTTCTGCGTCCGGAGCATGTCACCGAGGAGAAACTGCGACGAGTGAGCGCGTTAACGGACATCGCGGCAAAACGCGGACAATCCCTCGCCCAGATGTCCATCGCATGGTTGCTGGCGAAGTCCTTCGTCACGTCCGTCCTCATCGGTGCCAGTCGTTGGAGCCAGATTGAAGACAACCTTGGGGCAATGAAGAACACATCCTTCTCTCCCGACGAACTGACGACCATCGATAAGGCCTGCAAATTGTAG
- a CDS encoding adenosylhomocysteinase, whose product MSTAAIKQTKVTNDFKVADLSLAEWGRKEIEIAEKEMPGLMAIREKYAKEKPLKGVRVTGSLHMTIQTAVLIETLVELGADVRWASCNIFSTQDQAAAAIAAAGIPVFAWKGETLEEYWDCTWKAIVNPEGKGPQLVVDDGGDVTLLLHKGYEMEEGDDWVNSPSGSHEEKVIKDLLKSIHAENPFVFHELVKEWKGVSEETTTGVHRLYKLQEVGKLLVPAFNVNDSVTKSKFDNLYGCRHSLVDGLNRALDVMISGKVAVVCGYGDVGKGSAQSLRGQGARVIVTEIDPINALQAAMEGFEVTTLEDTLGRGDIYITTTGNKDVITADHISKMKDQAVIANIGHFDNEIQVDKLNSLPGVKKVNIKPQLDKYVFPNGKEVFLLAEGRLVNLGCATGHPSFVMSNSFSNQTLAALDLWKNKDIYKPAVYVLPKKLDEEVARLHLEKIGVKLTKLTKEQSEYLGVAVEGPYKPEHYRY is encoded by the coding sequence ATGAGCACTGCCGCAATCAAACAGACCAAAGTCACCAACGACTTCAAAGTCGCCGACCTCAGCCTCGCCGAATGGGGCCGCAAAGAAATCGAAATCGCCGAGAAGGAAATGCCCGGCTTGATGGCCATTCGCGAGAAATACGCGAAGGAAAAACCGCTGAAGGGCGTGCGCGTGACCGGCTCGCTGCACATGACCATCCAGACGGCCGTGCTCATCGAGACGCTCGTCGAACTCGGCGCTGACGTCCGCTGGGCCAGCTGCAACATTTTCTCCACGCAGGACCAAGCGGCCGCGGCCATCGCCGCCGCCGGCATTCCCGTCTTCGCATGGAAAGGCGAGACGCTCGAGGAGTATTGGGACTGCACTTGGAAAGCCATCGTCAATCCCGAGGGCAAAGGCCCGCAGCTCGTCGTCGATGACGGCGGCGATGTCACGCTGCTGCTCCATAAAGGCTACGAAATGGAGGAAGGCGACGATTGGGTGAATTCGCCCAGCGGGAGCCACGAAGAGAAAGTTATAAAAGACCTGCTCAAGAGCATCCACGCCGAAAACCCTTTTGTGTTCCACGAATTGGTCAAGGAATGGAAAGGCGTCTCCGAGGAAACCACGACCGGCGTCCACCGGCTCTACAAGCTCCAGGAAGTCGGAAAACTTCTTGTCCCCGCGTTCAACGTCAACGACTCGGTGACCAAGTCGAAGTTCGACAACCTCTACGGGTGCCGCCATTCACTGGTGGACGGACTCAACCGCGCGCTCGACGTGATGATCTCCGGCAAGGTCGCCGTGGTCTGCGGATACGGCGACGTCGGCAAGGGTTCGGCCCAGTCGCTGCGCGGACAAGGCGCGCGCGTCATTGTCACCGAGATCGACCCGATCAACGCCCTGCAGGCCGCGATGGAAGGCTTCGAAGTCACCACGCTCGAGGACACCCTCGGCCGCGGCGACATCTACATCACGACGACCGGCAACAAGGACGTCATCACCGCCGACCACATCTCCAAGATGAAGGACCAGGCGGTCATCGCGAACATCGGCCACTTCGACAATGAGATCCAGGTGGACAAACTGAACAGCCTGCCCGGCGTGAAGAAGGTCAACATCAAGCCGCAGCTCGATAAATACGTCTTCCCGAACGGCAAGGAAGTATTCCTCCTCGCCGAAGGACGCCTCGTCAACCTCGGCTGTGCCACCGGCCACCCGAGCTTCGTCATGAGCAACAGCTTCAGCAACCAGACACTGGCTGCGCTCGATCTGTGGAAGAACAAGGACATCTACAAACCCGCCGTCTATGTCCTTCCGAAAAAGCTCGACGAGGAAGTCGCGCGCCTGCACCTCGAGAAGATCGGCGTCAAACTGACAAAGCTCACCAAGGAGCAGTCGGAATACCTCGGCGTTGCTGTCGAAGGTCCCTACAAGCCCGAGCACTACCGCTACTGA